Below is a genomic region from Helianthus annuus cultivar XRQ/B chromosome 2, HanXRQr2.0-SUNRISE, whole genome shotgun sequence.
tatattttgtttaaagttgcaatttttttaatattttttttagaattatAACTTTAGaattattttgtttgtttttttaataggTAATAATCAAACCGGTGACGGGTTTTGGACCAAGGTTTTGGCGAAGTTCCTCGAGCTTATGGACCAAGGCCCGTATCGAGATATCGATTCGGTGTCGTCAAAGTGGCGGAAAATGAACGGGTTCGTGAATAAATTTTTCGAGGAgtataataaaataaatacaagTAGTCGTCGTAGCGGCATGAGCGACGAGGATGTGTTCAAACAAGCGTTGGAGAAGTATATGTCGAACAATGGTAATACCAACTTTGCACACGTTCGCGCGTGGGAAATTTTGAAAACGCACCCAAAATGGGCGCCGATTCCCAACGAGGCGGAGATGGCGAAACGGCAAAAAACATTGGAAACGGGTAGTTTTAGCGCCGGTGGATCGgacgcgaggtgtcacattaACTTAAATGATGACGCCGAGTTTGACGAAGAGGAATACACCGTACATGAAGTGGTACGTCCACCGGGCCGAGACAAATCAAAGAAGGAGTGGGCCAaggggaaagaaaaggaaaatgTGGACCCGAAGATGGAAGAATTTATGGAACACCTTAAAACGTACACGGACGTCTCGGCCCAAAAGGCGAAGGCGAAGGAGCGTGCCGTCGAAGAAAAAACTCGTGTAGCGGAAGAAAAGTTACGCGAAAAGGTCTGATTGTCGAATGAGAAAATCCGAATTTCCGATGAAAAGATTCGGCTTAAGGAATGAGAAATAATAACAATGGATTCGATGAGTATCCCGAGCcgaaacgttcgatgttgaaaaaactaCAAACCGACATCATGAAGAAACATCAAATTATTTAAgtctatgttttttttattatgtttatgttttttttagtttatgtttttttaagtttatgtaatattttttaatattaatgaaaatattgtgttagtttatttgttaaatgttaaaaaaaagtagaagattaaaaaaaaaaaaaacataaaagtggtggggagGACTATaactaggaccatcctccataccctctagtttttGTGGGATGGGCCATTCTTGGGAGGATTATGACATGAcacctacgtggcggatcatcctcccttggaggaccataaccataccctctagccttaaGATCCACCACTTCATAGCAATCCTTCGTATCATCGACGGGGTTTTTCAGATCAAGAATAATAACCAGTCACAAACTGCCGGTTCGATTCTAAAACCGGTTTCGGATTTTTTCCGGTTATAATTCTAAAACCGGGTTTTCTTACACCTCTACGCAACCCCCCACCCCGTACCTTTTATTAATCCTCCACTGCGCACATGAGTACATGACACCTCGGCGATCTCCTCACACCCCATAACAACGATCCTTATTGATAGTGGTTTGAATTTGAATGGCTTGAAGATTATTGTAAATAAAGATaacattttgttttattttatgaaaTAAGTAGGCTACCTTTGACAAATATTATTGTAAATAAAGATaactttttgttttattttatgaaaTGAGTAGGCTACCTTTGACAATTTGCAGGTATTTTAATACCATATATGGAATTTATAGTTTAGTGGTATCTATGATAAGATTTAGAACCATTAGGTCCTTGGTTCAATTCCTAAAGGAGAGTTTTTCCAGAGTTATTGAGTTTTTTTCTTGAACTGGTGTATATGCATTATTGCCTAgtgaagatggatatgatcggctTGTTCCGCTGTTGACACGATAATACTCCAATAGTCTGTCGATTATCCAACTTTGTGGTTCAAAAAGAAATTAATAACCACCATTTCATTAGGCTAAGATAGGTTTCCATAATTATTTCTAATTCTCTTTCCAAAATTTAAAACTATATATACACTGATTTCTCTTATTTGCATTTTTTTTGTTTGAATGTTGAACACGTTTTGAAGATCATCTAGACATTGTTCTAGACTTTTGACGGTTCTTTGCTATTATGTGTAGCAAAAAACAGTGAAATATTATGTgtaactagttgatgccccgcccgcattgcggggcgatggccgaataattatcaaccaattaaaaaaatagtactatagttttgttagaaaggaaaactaaaacgatgacaagatcGTAAATTTTAGcgggggtaaaatcgtaatttttagctaggggaaaaccatatttttattttgaactgggggaaaaacgtaattttgaattgagggtgaaAGCGTAATTTGAATCGAggggaaaatcgtaatttttttacatgttacaattcattcattacagaaaagacaaaaaataaagcaaaataagttgttgtgtatataaaacctcattcaaacgaaatacagtttacttactgtgtgtatgaaaagtaatataaacggtgcaattacttgcattgctacgttgctacgggatttgatgagctcggtacgaACCGGTACGGAAAATACCGTTAACGAAATCcctaaaagtgggtaccggtaccgaatatacctggtacggtacggatcggtaccggtactggtacgacaccaGCATTTGAGGGTAAAAACAGATGAATACCGGTGtcaaaccggtaccgaaaatataaCTGGTTTGATAAATTGAATACCAATACAGGTACCCGATACCAGCTCATTCATTAATAATGTTACTATCCATTAATTCAATTTTTATTACTATATTCATTCGATTATATTTACTGTTCATCTAGTTCTCTTTTTAATATATAGGGCTCAATTATATTTACTGTTCAACATATAGGACAATAAGGTAAAGGTAAATGCTGCTGATCTTACACATATTATGTGTAGGTGGATTAAAAAACAGTgaaatatttaattatttataaaattttcacATGGGTATATATTAATGTGCACATGATGTTAAGTAAAAATGTTTGATTTTGATACCTTTGATTTCTTTACCTTACTAGTTCTGTTACCCGTCGCGTGTTGCGGCGGTGTTATACGCGAAATGATAACATACATACTATAATTAATTAGACTTGTTTTCGAACTAAATTTACGTCAAATCGTATGATAACTCAGATTTATACTTTCAAATCAAAACGTATTACATTTGACCCGATTTTTTTCCAAATAGAATTTACTTCAAATCGTAGTCCAActcaaaacatacataaaaaaacattttataattGACCCGGCTCATTTTCATACAAAAATTACGCTAATGCGTAGACGAACTCGAATTTTATACCGACAtgttcataaaaataaaaacgtAAGAAATTAGTTTTAGGGTAAGTTTGGAACTTTAGAAACTTGAGAGGGGTCAAAATGACATTTTCAAAGTTTAGAGGGTTACTTCTGACATTATAGCAACGTTTGGAGGTAGAATGGGTTACATGTGAAAAGTCTGAGGGTTAAAGAGAAGTTAGAATGTATGGAGGCTTTTTTTGTCAAGTTAGAAAGTAGGAGGGTGATTTTTGTCAAGTTAGAAATTTGAGCAGTGAATTTTGTATATTTGAAAAAGTTAAGAGGTGATTTGGTCAAACTTGAAGCCATGAAGGTTTCTTGAAAGATCTGGAAAATGCGAATATTGGCAGTTAATGAAATGgataataaattaaataaataataataataataataataatatttgaatGTGGATGGTGTAGGTTGTGCGCATGGAGTACATGTGCATGTGTGAAAAGTGTTTGGAGTTAGGTTGGTGGTACTGTGGCCACCGACCTTTCTCTTTAATATTATATAAGTAGGGTATGGACCTATTTATTCTAGTTCAAAGGGTTATGCATGATAATTTTATGACCTTGAGATCTATGTAtaaagtttttaaaagacttagtttttCTATTAAAAAATGGATAGCTGCACTCACAGCTTGTTGTTCGTTTACCTTCAATTTTGATGTTATTTTTATTTGAAGAATTAATGAAGttattaggctatagggtgtggttggagccccATGGGGCTTTATCAAGTCCACCTAAGCTACACGTCAGCGCCATGTCACCCCTGGGGCTTTATCATGCCCCCCTTTAAATTGCAGGGTGTGGATGAAGCCCCATGTCATAATTacctagttatttatttatttaagtatttatttttttaaattaaatggcatttttaataactagaaaattaaaaaaaactaatttcattaaaaaaaaacataagatactagaaaaaaaaatataacatactaaaaaaaacacaacatactagaaataaaaaactacatatatttAGCCTGAATTTCTGCATTACGAGCCTCCAAAATGACTCGGTCCTCCTTTGGTAGATGTGACACATCCCTTGCGAGAAAGTCCATGTCTCTTTGGATTTGTTTCTCCATTCTCATTTCTTGGCATTTTTCCCTAATGGAGATTATTTGCTTGAGACCTGCCTCGAACTCGCTCATCTTTGACGGGCCATCTGATGTAGTACACTTTCCACGTGCCTTGGCCTTGCTTTTATCCCTACCAGTTGGACGAGGCAGCTCTTGTGGTTCTTCAAACTCGTCAGCATCCTCATTTAGATTAATTACTGTACGAGCATCGGACCCAGATGGTTCGGTGGTGGATGTCGATTTGGACCGTTTGGATCTAGGGCGGGTTGGGTCGAACGGTGGCACAAGATGCCACTTTGGAGATTTGAGAAGAAGCTCCCATGTGGTTACCAACGTAAACATATGCCCATGGTGCAATCTATATCCAACCTCACCCGTACGTGGGTCTCGGCGATAGCGGTCCTCTTGCTCATTGTTTTGCGTATTTTGCCAAAACGGATTGGTCGGGTCCCATGGGTTGTTGGGAAACATTGTTGAGAATTTTTTAAAGATATGAAGGGAATTGTATAAAAAGTGAGGGAGAAAGTGAGAGGAATGAGGTGAAAAAGTTAAAGAAtagtgggtatttatagtgttaATTTGTAAATAAAATGgaaagtaatttttttttaaattatgaccGTTTTCAACGGTCAAATGTTAAATGCTCCTCGGTCCACGCGAATAAAGCCCGTTACCATGCTGGCGAGCCTTTAATGGCGCCCCGCCATAGCGCCGGGGGTGTGGTCCGATAGTGCCGTGGGGCGTTATAGATGCCCAGCTGGCTTGGGTGGCacccccacaccctccagccttagaAGAGACTGAAAAACATTACTAACAAGCTGTGGAAACTATTTTGAAAAATGTTGATAATAGAGTATATTTGCGTAAATAGAGATAGAATTTTGTCAATAACTTTGTAATTGTCTCTTCCCTAAATTATGGCAATTCAATTGAGCCATAACATTCTTCATGGTATCAAGAGCCAAAACCCTAAACATCCCTCCCACCAAATTTTCTTTTCTCTTGATCGCCGCCGCCTGGACTTCTCTTCCTCTTAGCCGGTGATGCCTACCCATCTAATCCATCTACTTCCCTTACACTCCACTGTTCCACCACCCCCTATCCCTCACACCTAAAAATTCCTACTGTGCATCCATATATTAACATGCCCCCTATCATTCAACCCAC
It encodes:
- the LOC110904921 gene encoding uncharacterized protein LOC110904921, yielding MMMRGAFNFPPNPTPPVQPQPIPTQPVQQSEPDDNVEVVPETQPLIEKGKPKKDKQVVGDKPDKPKPKPWTPIEEEALAKAYIGTSTHPTKGNNQTGDGFWTKVLAKFLELMDQGPYRDIDSVSSKWRKMNGFVNKFFEEYNKINTSSRRSGMSDEDVFKQALEKYMSNNGNTNFAHVRAWEILKTHPKWAPIPNEAEMAKRQKTLETGSFSAGGSDARCHINLNDDAEFDEEEYTVHEVVRPPGRDKSKKEWAKGKEKENVDPKMEEFMEHLKTYTDVSAQKAKAKERAVEEKTRVAEEKLREKV